A DNA window from Caretta caretta isolate rCarCar2 chromosome 7, rCarCar1.hap1, whole genome shotgun sequence contains the following coding sequences:
- the CXCL12 gene encoding stromal cell-derived factor 1 isoform X2 translates to MDGKALALVTCLLLSLSPSEEKPVSLTYRCPCRFYESNVAKANIKHLKILTTPNCSLQIVARLKNNSKQVCIDPKLKWIQEYLEKALNKRFKM, encoded by the exons ATGGACGGGAAAGCCCTGGCGCTGGTCACTtgtctgctgctctctctctccccctcggAGG AGAAACCCGTCAGCCTGACCTACCGATGCCCCTGCAGGTTCTACGAGAGCAACGTGGCTAAAGCCAACATCAAGCACCTCAAAATCCTGACCACCCCGAATTGCTCGCTGCAGATTGT AGCAAGGCTGAAGAACAACAGTAAGCAAGTGTGCATTGATCCCAAGTTAAAGTGGATTCAGGAATATCTGGAGAAAGCTTTAAACAA